In a genomic window of Atribacterota bacterium:
- a CDS encoding galactitol-1-phosphate 5-dehydrogenase, whose translation MKALVLSEKGKLLFKEVETPVVSPQEVLLRVKACGVCGSDLPRIFGDVAYFYPLIPGHEFAGEVVEVGENVDKSWLGKRVTAYPLIPCRKCAFCEAGFYELCENYDYLGSRRHGAFAEYVAVPVKNLVSLPENISFVEGAMTEPAAVTFHALRRVDFCLGEQVAVFGLGPIGLLAGIWAKVSGARFLWGIDVDERKLSLAEEVGFDATLHPTFLSRVEKPAVVIEASGNEKALLSSLALVRKMGKVLLLGNQEKEVVFTPKDWSNIMRKELTLLGSWNSRLFRFDSDWEKVLHFEAEKRVSLSSLVSHRVPLEEAPSFLEAMYRKTVSYIKVIIEP comes from the coding sequence GTGAAGGCGCTGGTCCTTTCAGAAAAAGGGAAGCTCCTTTTCAAAGAGGTCGAAACCCCTGTAGTTTCTCCGCAAGAAGTTTTGCTGCGGGTGAAAGCCTGTGGGGTCTGTGGTTCAGATTTGCCCCGCATCTTTGGGGATGTGGCCTACTTCTATCCTCTTATTCCAGGGCATGAGTTTGCCGGCGAAGTGGTGGAAGTGGGTGAAAACGTGGATAAAAGCTGGCTTGGGAAAAGGGTGACGGCATATCCTCTTATCCCCTGTCGGAAATGCGCGTTTTGCGAAGCCGGGTTCTATGAGCTCTGCGAGAACTATGATTACCTGGGTTCACGACGCCATGGAGCTTTTGCGGAATATGTCGCTGTTCCGGTCAAGAACCTGGTTTCCCTCCCCGAGAATATTTCCTTTGTTGAAGGAGCCATGACCGAGCCAGCGGCGGTAACCTTTCACGCTTTGCGGCGAGTGGATTTTTGCCTCGGTGAACAGGTGGCGGTTTTCGGTCTGGGACCGATTGGGCTTTTGGCCGGGATATGGGCTAAGGTTTCCGGAGCGCGATTTTTGTGGGGGATAGATGTTGATGAACGAAAGTTGTCTCTGGCTGAGGAAGTCGGTTTTGATGCCACGCTTCATCCCACCTTTTTGAGTCGAGTGGAAAAACCTGCGGTGGTGATTGAAGCCTCAGGAAATGAAAAAGCCCTTCTTTCCAGTTTAGCGCTTGTCCGCAAAATGGGAAAGGTACTCCTCCTTGGGAATCAGGAGAAGGAAGTCGTGTTCACCCCGAAGGACTGGAGCAACATCATGCGCAAAGAACTCACCCTTTTGGGAAGCTGGAATTCCCGCCTCTTTCGTTTTGACTCTGATTGGGAGAAGGTTCTTCATTTTGAAGCAGAAAAACGGGTATCCTTGAGTTCTCTTGTTTCTCACCGTGTACCTCTTGAGGAAGCTCCATCGTTTTTGGAGGCAATGTACAGAAAAACGGTATCCTATATCAAAGTCATTATTGAACCATAG
- a CDS encoding alcohol dehydrogenase catalytic domain-containing protein — MKAAVLEEIDRLVVKEVPDYEVQEGEVLLRVRSCAVCGSDLRIMHAGNPRVHFPQIIGHEIAGEVVAVGAGVTKFQVKDRVAVGADVPCGECFWCQNGMGTNCAINYAIGYQFPGGFAEYLLLNQLAVIQGAVHRIPENLSFDEAALAEPLACAINGLEMAHLSVGDTLLIIGAGPIGCMMIEMGRHMGATTIIVAQRSPRRLEMAKRFGADYYFLSDEHLEERVREVTDGEGADVIMVTCASPEAQEMSLNLARHRARINFFGGLPRGSRNISISSNLVHYKECTILGSHGSLPRHHRKALQVMERGMVHPANYITHRFPLTEIHEAFQVAESHQGLKVVVNP, encoded by the coding sequence ATGAAAGCAGCGGTTCTAGAAGAGATTGACCGTCTGGTGGTCAAAGAAGTTCCTGATTATGAAGTGCAGGAGGGTGAGGTGCTCCTTCGGGTACGATCCTGTGCGGTGTGTGGTTCGGATTTACGGATCATGCATGCCGGTAATCCCCGGGTTCATTTTCCCCAAATCATTGGCCATGAAATTGCTGGGGAAGTGGTGGCAGTAGGGGCGGGGGTGACCAAGTTCCAGGTTAAAGACCGGGTGGCCGTGGGTGCCGATGTGCCCTGTGGAGAGTGTTTCTGGTGCCAGAATGGGATGGGAACAAACTGTGCTATTAACTATGCCATCGGATATCAGTTTCCAGGAGGGTTTGCGGAGTATTTGCTTCTCAATCAATTAGCGGTTATTCAGGGGGCGGTGCATCGGATTCCTGAAAACCTCTCTTTTGATGAAGCCGCCCTGGCAGAACCCCTGGCCTGCGCCATCAATGGCCTGGAAATGGCCCATCTCAGCGTGGGTGACACCCTGCTTATTATTGGCGCCGGTCCCATTGGATGCATGATGATTGAAATGGGGCGTCACATGGGGGCGACCACCATCATCGTGGCCCAGCGTTCCCCGCGGCGCCTGGAGATGGCTAAACGCTTTGGGGCTGATTACTATTTCCTCAGTGACGAACATCTGGAAGAACGGGTCCGAGAAGTGACCGATGGTGAAGGTGCCGATGTCATCATGGTGACCTGTGCATCTCCAGAGGCTCAGGAAATGTCCCTAAACCTGGCCCGGCACAGGGCGCGCATCAACTTCTTTGGGGGACTGCCCAGAGGAAGTCGGAATATTTCCATTTCCAGTAACCTCGTTCATTACAAGGAGTGCACCATTTTGGGAAGTCATGGTAGTCTTCCCCGTCACCACCGCAAAGCCCTGCAGGTGATGGAGCGGGGCATGGTGCATCCGGCAAACTACATCACCCATCGCTTTCCTCTTACTGAAATTCACGAGGCCTTCCAGGTTGCCGAATCGCACCAGGGACTCAAAGTGGTGGTGAATCCGTGA
- a CDS encoding OsmC family protein: MGMTFKASGRWTEGLQVETKVRQFTLHFDEPPSLGGNDAAPNPVEGLLASLAGCLGIVTVVVAKEKNLPVEGVEIEVEGDLDPRGFMGQYHLVRPGFLSIHFVVKVKGNLSEEDLRTLLTEVENRCPVSDTLGKGTTVTGSLVQT, translated from the coding sequence ATGGGGATGACCTTTAAAGCCAGTGGTAGGTGGACTGAAGGACTCCAGGTTGAGACCAAAGTCAGGCAGTTCACGCTTCATTTCGATGAACCCCCTTCTCTGGGTGGAAATGATGCAGCACCCAACCCGGTGGAGGGACTTTTGGCATCCCTTGCAGGATGTCTGGGGATTGTCACGGTGGTGGTGGCGAAGGAGAAGAACCTTCCGGTGGAGGGTGTCGAGATTGAAGTGGAAGGAGACCTCGATCCTCGAGGGTTCATGGGGCAGTACCATCTTGTTCGTCCGGGATTTCTCTCGATACACTTTGTGGTGAAAGTAAAGGGAAACCTGAGCGAAGAAGACCTCAGGACGCTTCTTACCGAAGTCGAGAACCGTTGCCCGGTATCCGATACGTTGGGGAAAGGTACCACGGTCACCGGAAGCCTTGTGCAGACCTAA